Proteins from a single region of Hermetia illucens chromosome 3, iHerIll2.2.curated.20191125, whole genome shotgun sequence:
- the LOC119651301 gene encoding cleavage and polyadenylation specificity factor 73, whose product MSKRKGDNVIPAEENDLLLIRPLGAGQEVGRSCIMLEFKGKKIMLDCGIHPGLTGMDALPFVDLIEADEVDLLFISHFHLDHCGALPWFLQKTSFRGRCFMTHATKAIYRWMLSDYIKVSNIAAEQMLYTEADLEASMEKIETINFHEERDVMGVRFWAYNAGHVLGAAMFMIEIAGVKILYTGDFSRQEDRHLMAAEIPSMRPDVLITESTYGTHIHEKREDRENRFTSLVQKIVQQGGRCLIPVFALGRAQELLLILDEFWSQNPELHDIPIYYASSLAKKCMAVYQTYINAMNDKIRRQIAVNNPFVFRHISNLKGMDHFEDIGPCVVMASPGMMQSGLSRELFEMWCTDSKNGVIIAGYCVEGTLAKTILSEPEEITTMSGQKLPLNMSVDYISFSAHTDYQQTSEFIRLLKPSHVILVHGEQNEMSRLKSALQREYETDPNSNIVFYNPRNTQTVELTFRGEKTAKVMGTLAATRPDPDKRLSGVLVKRDFKYHLLAASDLSKYTDMSMSVVSQRQSVAWSGSMSTLKLLLDRVAGPGTVEIIELDKKFKVFDCVEVSVEGKIIIMEWQATPVNDMFADTVLTCIMQTEMGGTNIKGTASGAKPDKTHFKECLIETFQDTFGESSVPKIFKGDILTVTVAGKQAEINLNTLAVVCEEDDILRQMVNTTVQKLYQSLVQVN is encoded by the exons ATGTCGAAGCGCAAAGGTGACAATGTTATTCCGGCGGAGGAGAATGATTTGCTGCTCATTCGACCATT AGGTGCAGGACAAGAGGTTGGCCGATCTTGCATAATGCTCGAATTCAAGGGAAAGAAAATAATG TTGGATTGTGGTATTCACCCGGGACTTACAGGAATGGATGCATTACCTTTCGTTGATTTAATTGAAGCTGATGAAGTAGATCTTCTCTTTATTTCGCA TTTTCACTTGGACCATTGTGGTGCGCTTCCATGGTTTCTCCAGAAAACCAGTTTTCGAGGTCGTTGTTTTATGACACACGCTACAAAAGCCATTTATCGTTGGATGTTATCAGATTATATCAAAGTTAGTAATATCGCAGCCGAACAAATGCTTTACACCGAAGCGGATTTAGAAGCGAGCATGGAGAAAATTGAAACAATAAACTTTCATGAAGAACGTGACGTGATGGGAGTGAGATTTTGGGCTTACAATGCAGGACATGTTCTGGGGGCGGCAATGTTTATGATTGAAATAGCTGGAGTTAAGATTCTTTACACTGGCGACTTTTCACGACAGGAAGACAGACATTTAATGGCAGCTGAAATCCCTTCAATGCGGCCTGATGTGCTTATCACAGAATCTACTTATGGAACACATATTCATGAGAAACGTGAAGATCGAGAGAATCGTTTCACGTCATTAGTTCAAAAAATTGTACAACAAGGAGGACGTTGCTTGATTCCTGTATTTGCTTTAGGTCGGGCGCAGGAATTGttgttgatattagatgaattCTGGAGTCAGAATCCCGAATTGCATGATATTCCCATTTATTATGCCTCGTCTTTGGCAAAAAAGTGCATGGCTGTCTATCAGACTTATATCAATGCAATGAATGATAAAATTCGACGCCAGATCGCCGTTAATAATCCATTCGTGTTTCGACACATCTCAAATTTGAAG GGAATGGATCACTTCGAAGACATTGGACCATGTGTAGTGATGGCCTCTCCGGGTATGATGCAAAGCGGTCTTTCACGAGAACTTTTTGAAATGTGGTGTACCGATTCGAAAAATGGAGTTATCATAGCTGGTTATTGCGTTGAAGGAACTTTAGCGAAAACCATCTTATCTGAACCGGAAGAAATTACAACAATGTCCGGGCAGAAACTACCTCTTAACATGTCGGTAGACTATATATCGTTTTCAGCCCACACAGATTACCAACAGACCAGTGAATTCATCAGACTTTTGAAGCCATCTCATGTT ATTCTAGTGCACGGAGAACAAAATGAAATGAGTAGGTTAAAGTCAGCCTTGCAACGGGAATATGAAACCGATCCTAACTCGAATATTGTATTTTATAATCCGAGAAATACTCAAACAGTGGAACTGACCTTCAGGGGGGAGAAGACTGCAAAGGTGATGGGCACACTTGCTGCTACAAGACCAGACCCAGATAAACGGCTCTCAGGGGTGTTAGTGAAACGGGATTTCAAATACCACCTGCTGGCGGCTTCAGATTTATCTA AATACACGGACATGAGTATGTCCGTCGTATCACAACGGCAGAGTGTCGCCTGGTCCGGCTCCATGAGTACACTTAAACTTCTACTGGATCGTGTTGCTGGACCCGGAACGGTCGAGATTATAGAACTCGATAAGAAGTTCAAAGTCTTCGATTGCGTCGAGGTTTCCGTGGAAGGCAAAATCATTATAATGGAATGGCAAGCGACACCTGTTAACGACATGTTTGCCGATACAGTTCTTACATGTATCATGCAAACAGAAATGGGTGGAACGAATATCAAAGGCACAGCGTCAGGTGCTAAGCCGGATAAGACACACTTCAAAGAATGCCTTATCGAAACATTCCAGGACACGTTTGGTGAAAGTTCTGTGCCAAAGATTTTCAAAGGTGATATCTTAACGGTGACTGTGGCCGGAAAACAAGCAGAAATTAATCTGAATACTTTG GCGGTTGTATGCGAAGAAGACGATATTCTCCGACAAATGGTGAATACTACGGTGCAGAAACTTTATCAATCTCTTGTTCAAGTCAATTAA